In one Corallococcus sp. EGB genomic region, the following are encoded:
- a CDS encoding YIP1 family protein, which yields MTPSCPSCQAPFTPGAETCARCGASLLVAPSFGGADPVCAVHPEWRSVATCQRCGAFACARCLRQGPEGAICATCHEREPLAPLPWDQRSELGLFKAFWRTCFGMLVRPADIVRGVNPDGSVGSSLGFALLTAIVGFVPTCLAYLVLLGAAMSFLPGLNSGASGTDPKAVRLWAVGFMAVWTVLVPLFATGITLVNAGLDHLILRMGGVTRGFSVTLRAYALSQAPYIAGVIPFVALYAAPFWATGLRLYTYRTLHRTSWGTAVAGALALPVLSTCLCCGGYAAFMFFAFKSAGKV from the coding sequence ATGACGCCCTCCTGTCCTTCCTGTCAGGCCCCCTTCACCCCCGGCGCGGAGACGTGCGCGCGGTGCGGGGCCTCGTTGCTGGTGGCTCCTTCCTTCGGCGGCGCCGACCCCGTCTGCGCCGTGCACCCCGAGTGGCGCAGCGTGGCCACGTGCCAGCGCTGCGGCGCGTTCGCCTGTGCCCGCTGCCTGCGCCAGGGGCCGGAGGGCGCCATCTGCGCGACCTGCCACGAGCGTGAGCCCCTGGCCCCGCTGCCGTGGGACCAGCGCTCGGAGCTGGGGCTGTTCAAGGCGTTCTGGCGGACGTGCTTCGGCATGTTGGTGCGGCCCGCGGACATCGTCCGGGGCGTCAACCCCGACGGGTCCGTGGGCAGCTCCCTGGGCTTCGCGCTGCTGACGGCCATCGTCGGCTTCGTGCCCACGTGCCTCGCCTACCTGGTGCTCCTCGGCGCGGCCATGAGCTTCCTGCCCGGGCTGAACTCGGGGGCGAGCGGCACGGATCCGAAGGCCGTGAGGCTGTGGGCGGTCGGGTTCATGGCGGTCTGGACCGTGCTCGTCCCCCTGTTTGCCACCGGCATCACCCTGGTGAACGCGGGCCTGGACCACCTCATCCTCCGCATGGGCGGCGTGACGCGCGGCTTCTCCGTGACCCTGCGCGCGTACGCCCTCTCCCAGGCGCCGTACATCGCTGGCGTGATTCCCTTCGTCGCCTTGTACGCCGCGCCCTTCTGGGCCACGGGCCTGCGCCTCTACACGTACCGCACGCTGCACCGCACCAGCTGGGGGACGGCGGTCGCGGGCGCGCTCGCGCTGCCCGTGCTCTCCACCTGCCTCTGCTGCGGCGGCTATGCCGCCTTCATGTTCTTCGCCTTCAAGAGCGCCGGGAAGGTCTGA
- a CDS encoding lysophospholipid acyltransferase family protein — protein MSAPLSSHPLSPQTNTPPEGKRPPEHLRRIIGSPPGPIMAFLTRGVWALLTALSPKARDALARFVANLAYTLGIRRKVALDNLAQAMPEKSEAERHAIARGAYLTMARVVVESLPSGDRMTPDWDQQGIVGEEAFAALKAHVATGKGALLVTAHFGNWELVGQMLIRWGIPLNALVRPLKGALNTRIAQNRLDAGAGLIYPKGAIQEITDAVNRGESAYMLLDQALPAKSAVFVPFFGRLASTTPAMAVAAERTGVPVFVVMGVRPPGPGARYMLEIEGPILPPGPGECADPITEHTARVTAALERAIRRHPEQWLWLHRRWKVQPPAPVTAPSSGLTEGTPRE, from the coding sequence GTGTCCGCTCCCCTCTCTTCGCATCCGCTGTCACCGCAAACGAACACCCCTCCCGAGGGGAAAAGGCCGCCGGAGCACCTGCGCCGCATCATCGGTTCGCCGCCGGGCCCCATCATGGCGTTCCTGACGCGCGGCGTCTGGGCGCTGCTCACGGCCCTGTCACCGAAGGCGCGGGATGCGCTCGCGCGCTTCGTGGCGAACCTGGCCTACACGCTGGGCATCCGCCGCAAGGTGGCGCTGGACAACCTGGCGCAGGCGATGCCGGAGAAGAGTGAAGCCGAGCGCCACGCCATCGCGCGAGGCGCGTACCTCACCATGGCGCGCGTGGTGGTGGAGTCCCTGCCGTCCGGGGACCGGATGACGCCGGACTGGGACCAGCAGGGCATCGTGGGGGAGGAGGCGTTCGCGGCGCTGAAGGCGCACGTGGCCACGGGCAAGGGCGCGCTGCTGGTGACGGCGCACTTCGGCAACTGGGAGCTGGTGGGCCAGATGCTGATCCGCTGGGGCATCCCGCTCAACGCGCTGGTGCGGCCGCTCAAGGGCGCGCTGAACACGCGCATCGCGCAGAACCGGCTGGACGCGGGCGCGGGGCTCATCTACCCGAAGGGCGCCATCCAGGAGATTACGGACGCGGTGAACCGCGGCGAGTCCGCGTACATGCTGCTGGACCAGGCGCTGCCCGCGAAGTCCGCGGTGTTCGTGCCCTTCTTCGGGCGGCTCGCGTCCACGACGCCCGCCATGGCGGTGGCCGCCGAGCGCACGGGCGTGCCGGTGTTCGTGGTGATGGGCGTGCGGCCTCCGGGCCCCGGCGCGCGCTACATGCTGGAGATAGAGGGCCCCATCCTCCCGCCCGGGCCCGGCGAGTGCGCGGACCCCATCACCGAGCACACCGCGCGCGTCACCGCGGCGCTGGAGCGCGCCATCCGCAGGCACCCGGAGCAGTGGCTGTGGCTGCACCGCCGCTGGAAGGTGCAGCCCCCGGCGCCGGTGACGGCGCCCTCGTCCGGGCTCACCGAGGGCACGCCGCGGGAGTAG
- a CDS encoding M1 family metallopeptidase, whose translation MPNLLRPVALATVTFLAACGARQGNAPAPGSVETPPVVQAPAAPRPPALRLPDDVRPTKYAIVLKMDPKAESFEGTVDVMLEVAKATNVIWMHGKGLIVKEATLEQGGVTQTLKPSSSGEDFLGLTLEKPLAVGGAKLHLAYTGTASEHETSGAFRVNEDGEWYIYTQFEPLGARRAFPSFDEPGFKVPWQLTFHVPEGNVAVTNTPQLAEEKGADGWHIYRFAPTQPLPSYLIAFGVGPFDFLPARDAGQKHVKMRVITPRGRASEGAWAAKVSPEILERLEGYFGIPYAYEKLDLLAVPLMGGAMENPGLVTFNSRLVLAKPEEDSVGRQRAFVGTQVHELAHQWFGDLVTMAWWDDLWLNESFASWMTPRIVESYQPTWDAPVERVQDRNGALDADSLVAARFIRQPIHDAGDIQNAFDGITYGKGSAVLAMAETWLGRDVFQKGIQRYIRAHAGRNATAKDFLDALSAESGKDVAQVMNSFLDQTGAPFIAATLLCDGGKPRVALTQQRYVRLGSKAPDAQSWKVPVCVKYPGEGKDATACTLMTEEKAEVALPEAKACPAWVFPNADGAGYYRLRLADDTRAKLMKSGLKRLSRAERVVLLSDSLALAQAGLMPAADALPLLTGVAEDPDRQVLEAGLELMDLVSSRLLTQAQDADRARYVRDTFGPRARKLGFKPRAGESEDVRLLRPRLLMLAGNEGNDPKLIAEARALTEQWLKDRKAVAPDVVFAVLAIAVEHGDAALHAKLMEALRAEKSRYQRQQLLGGLSHTTDPQLVKANLELLLDPKQDVRENLWLLMGASRDPRTRDTAVEFLKTHFDALVGTDDKPGLLPEGMGSRLPYMAANDCDAGKRQEFAAFFEPRVGKLPGSERVLRQVMEIVDQCVALKEAQGASIGAFLSGKPAKAPQAAPAPR comes from the coding sequence ATGCCCAACCTGCTCCGACCGGTGGCGCTGGCCACCGTTACCTTCCTTGCGGCATGCGGTGCCCGACAGGGCAACGCTCCCGCTCCCGGCTCTGTCGAAACGCCGCCTGTCGTTCAAGCGCCCGCCGCGCCCAGGCCGCCCGCGCTGCGGCTGCCGGACGACGTGCGGCCCACGAAGTACGCCATCGTCCTGAAGATGGATCCGAAGGCGGAGTCCTTCGAGGGCACCGTCGACGTGATGCTGGAGGTGGCCAAGGCCACGAACGTCATCTGGATGCACGGCAAGGGCCTCATCGTGAAGGAGGCCACGCTGGAGCAGGGCGGCGTCACGCAGACGCTCAAGCCCTCCTCCTCCGGCGAGGACTTCCTCGGCCTGACGCTGGAGAAGCCGCTGGCGGTGGGCGGCGCGAAGCTGCACCTCGCGTACACGGGCACCGCGTCCGAGCACGAGACGTCCGGCGCCTTCCGCGTCAACGAGGATGGCGAGTGGTACATCTACACGCAGTTCGAGCCGCTGGGCGCGCGCCGCGCGTTCCCGTCCTTCGACGAGCCCGGCTTCAAGGTGCCCTGGCAGCTCACCTTCCACGTGCCGGAAGGCAACGTGGCCGTCACCAACACGCCGCAGCTCGCGGAGGAGAAGGGCGCGGACGGCTGGCACATCTACCGCTTCGCCCCCACGCAGCCGCTGCCCAGCTATCTCATCGCCTTCGGCGTGGGCCCGTTCGACTTCCTGCCCGCGCGCGACGCGGGCCAGAAGCACGTGAAGATGCGCGTCATCACGCCCCGCGGCCGGGCCAGTGAGGGCGCGTGGGCCGCGAAGGTGTCGCCCGAAATCCTGGAGCGCCTGGAGGGATACTTCGGCATCCCCTACGCCTACGAGAAGCTGGACCTGCTCGCGGTGCCGCTGATGGGCGGCGCCATGGAGAATCCGGGCCTCGTGACGTTCAACTCGCGCCTCGTGCTGGCGAAGCCGGAGGAGGACTCCGTGGGGCGCCAGCGCGCGTTCGTGGGCACCCAGGTGCACGAGCTGGCGCACCAGTGGTTTGGCGACCTGGTCACCATGGCGTGGTGGGACGACCTGTGGCTCAACGAGTCCTTCGCCTCGTGGATGACCCCGCGCATCGTGGAGTCGTACCAGCCCACGTGGGACGCGCCGGTGGAGCGCGTGCAGGACCGCAACGGCGCGCTGGACGCGGACAGCCTGGTGGCCGCGCGCTTCATCCGCCAGCCCATCCACGACGCGGGTGACATCCAGAACGCCTTCGACGGCATCACCTACGGCAAGGGCAGCGCGGTGCTGGCCATGGCGGAGACGTGGCTGGGCCGCGACGTCTTCCAGAAGGGCATCCAGCGCTACATCCGCGCGCACGCGGGCAGGAACGCCACCGCGAAGGACTTCCTGGACGCGCTGTCCGCCGAGTCCGGCAAGGACGTGGCCCAGGTGATGAACAGCTTCCTGGACCAGACGGGCGCGCCCTTCATCGCCGCCACCCTGCTGTGCGACGGCGGCAAGCCGCGCGTGGCCCTCACCCAGCAGCGCTACGTGCGCCTGGGCTCCAAGGCCCCGGACGCGCAGTCCTGGAAGGTGCCGGTGTGCGTGAAGTACCCGGGCGAGGGCAAGGACGCCACCGCGTGCACGCTGATGACGGAAGAGAAGGCGGAGGTCGCGCTGCCGGAGGCGAAGGCGTGCCCGGCGTGGGTGTTCCCCAACGCGGACGGCGCGGGCTACTACCGCCTGCGGCTGGCCGACGACACGCGCGCGAAGCTGATGAAGTCCGGCCTGAAGAGGCTCTCGCGCGCGGAGCGGGTGGTGCTCCTGAGCGACTCGCTGGCGCTGGCGCAGGCGGGGCTGATGCCCGCGGCGGACGCGCTGCCGCTGCTCACGGGCGTGGCGGAGGACCCGGACCGGCAGGTGCTGGAGGCGGGCCTGGAGCTGATGGACCTGGTGTCGTCGCGGCTGCTCACGCAGGCGCAGGACGCGGACCGCGCCCGCTACGTCCGCGACACCTTCGGACCGCGCGCGCGCAAGCTGGGCTTCAAGCCTCGCGCGGGTGAGAGCGAGGACGTGCGCCTCCTGCGCCCGCGCCTGCTGATGCTCGCCGGCAACGAGGGCAACGACCCGAAGCTCATCGCGGAGGCGCGCGCGCTGACGGAGCAGTGGCTCAAGGACCGCAAGGCGGTGGCGCCGGACGTGGTGTTCGCGGTGCTCGCCATCGCGGTGGAGCACGGGGACGCGGCCCTGCACGCGAAGCTGATGGAGGCCCTGCGCGCGGAGAAGAGCCGCTACCAGCGGCAGCAGCTGCTGGGCGGCCTGAGCCACACCACCGACCCCCAGCTCGTGAAGGCGAACCTGGAGCTGCTGCTCGACCCGAAGCAGGACGTGCGGGAGAACCTGTGGCTCTTGATGGGCGCGTCGCGCGACCCGCGCACCCGCGACACCGCGGTGGAGTTCCTGAAGACGCACTTCGACGCGCTGGTGGGCACCGACGACAAGCCGGGCCTGCTGCCGGAGGGAATGGGCTCGCGGCTGCCGTACATGGCCGCCAACGACTGCGACGCGGGCAAGCGCCAGGAGTTCGCCGCGTTCTTCGAGCCGCGCGTCGGCAAGCTGCCCGGCTCCGAGCGCGTGCTG
- a CDS encoding metallophosphoesterase — MRTLFIGDVHGCSAELDALLKACDWKPGDRVVLVGDLVAKGPDSAGVVLRAREHGFLAVKGNHDAHVLRWHGGRAAKGKKLKPEHRQVLDTLSAADWAWMERLPSYLRFPELNAVAVHAGLVPGVALEEQKEEFLFNLRSIAADGTPSKRLEAGAPWGSLWKGPELVIFGHDAMRGLQQHPFAVGLDSGCVYGGKLTAYVLPEGRFYSVPAARAYMAL, encoded by the coding sequence ATGCGAACGCTCTTCATCGGAGATGTGCACGGCTGTTCCGCCGAGCTGGACGCGCTCCTGAAGGCGTGTGACTGGAAGCCTGGCGACCGGGTGGTGCTGGTGGGCGACCTGGTGGCGAAGGGGCCGGACTCGGCGGGCGTGGTGCTGCGGGCGCGCGAGCACGGCTTCCTGGCGGTGAAGGGCAACCACGACGCGCACGTGCTGCGCTGGCACGGCGGCCGCGCGGCGAAGGGCAAGAAGCTCAAGCCGGAGCACCGGCAGGTGCTGGACACGCTGAGCGCCGCGGACTGGGCCTGGATGGAGAGACTGCCCTCCTATCTGCGCTTCCCGGAGCTGAACGCGGTGGCGGTGCACGCGGGGCTGGTGCCGGGCGTGGCGCTGGAGGAGCAGAAGGAGGAGTTCCTCTTCAACCTGCGCAGCATCGCGGCGGACGGGACGCCGTCGAAGCGGCTGGAGGCGGGGGCGCCGTGGGGCAGCCTCTGGAAGGGCCCGGAGCTGGTCATCTTCGGCCACGACGCCATGCGCGGCCTGCAGCAGCACCCCTTCGCGGTGGGCCTGGACTCCGGCTGCGTCTACGGCGGAAAGCTCACCGCGTATGTCCTGCCAGAGGGCAGGTTCTACTCCGTCCCCGCGGCCCGCGCGTACATGGCCCTGTAG
- a CDS encoding sigma-70 family RNA polymerase sigma factor: MTARGKTEPAGALSVLQERLAQALDAAQRSWPDIALEGPRFAAHLARLVPADGHEDAWGRLHLADVYLARAAADGVPAALTTFEQRLMPEVDAAVARLKLPPAGLDEVRQALRQRMLVGSAEAPARLAAYPGTGPLAGWVRAAALWLALDWQRQRSGQAQSEDGDLSMLVAPGDDPELAYLKQTYRAEFSASFQAALAALSARQRNFLRLKYLDGLGIDQLGALYGVHRSTAARWVVGAQEELLDGTRQRLTERLRLTRSQLDSVLRLISSQLDVSLSRLLRTPSE; encoded by the coding sequence ATGACCGCCCGAGGAAAGACGGAGCCGGCAGGCGCGCTCTCCGTCCTCCAGGAGCGGCTGGCCCAGGCCCTGGACGCGGCCCAGCGGTCCTGGCCGGACATCGCGCTGGAGGGGCCGCGCTTCGCCGCGCACCTGGCCCGGCTGGTGCCCGCGGACGGCCACGAGGACGCCTGGGGCAGGCTGCACCTGGCGGACGTGTACCTGGCCCGGGCGGCGGCGGACGGGGTGCCCGCGGCGCTGACCACCTTCGAGCAGCGCCTGATGCCGGAGGTGGACGCGGCGGTGGCGCGGCTGAAGCTGCCCCCGGCCGGGCTGGACGAGGTCCGCCAGGCGCTCCGGCAGCGGATGCTGGTGGGCAGCGCGGAGGCCCCGGCGCGGCTGGCGGCGTACCCGGGCACGGGGCCGCTGGCGGGCTGGGTGCGCGCGGCGGCGCTGTGGCTGGCGCTGGACTGGCAGCGGCAGCGCTCGGGGCAGGCGCAGTCGGAGGACGGCGACCTGTCCATGCTGGTGGCGCCCGGGGACGACCCGGAGCTGGCGTACCTCAAGCAGACGTACCGCGCGGAGTTCAGCGCGTCCTTCCAGGCCGCGCTGGCGGCGCTGTCCGCCCGGCAGCGCAACTTCCTGAGGCTGAAATACCTGGATGGGCTGGGCATCGACCAGCTGGGGGCCCTCTACGGCGTGCATCGCTCCACGGCGGCGCGGTGGGTGGTGGGCGCGCAGGAGGAGCTGCTGGACGGAACGCGGCAGCGGCTGACCGAGCGGCTGCGGCTGACGCGTTCGCAGTTGGACAGCGTGCTTCGGCTCATCTCCAGCCAGTTGGACGTGAGCCTGAGCCGCCTGCTGCGCACGCCCTCCGAGTAA
- the alr gene encoding alanine racemase has translation MEEVSGGLGAGLGAGPGDAVYSSWLEVSASHLQHNVAAFRALESSGPTPRALGVVLKGNAYGHGLAQVLPLVHAGVDVLYFIAPQDALTVRAHESAHGLPARQVVVLGAVAPEEAVVLARQGIDVVVADRSWADAVPALRAAKLPRPLRVHVHIDTGLGREGFTLDQLPRETRFLADAPDVFEPVGVLSHFANTEDVTEQGYALAQLDAFETALKHLDAQLRPSKPLQRHIAASAAALVLPRARYEAARVGISLYGLWPSPETRLSARLVLGELPVLKPVLSWRCRSQVVKWLPAGAYVGYGCTYRCPEPTRIAVLPVGYYDGYPRLASGKAHVLVNGRRCAVLGRVMMNHLMVDVTRATNDERPVTATLLGRDGEESVSAEALAGWAQTIHYELVTRLGAHLRRVVVE, from the coding sequence GTGGAGGAAGTCAGTGGTGGGCTCGGAGCCGGGCTCGGAGCCGGGCCGGGTGACGCGGTGTACTCCTCGTGGCTGGAGGTGAGCGCGTCCCACCTCCAGCACAACGTGGCGGCGTTCCGCGCGCTGGAGTCCTCTGGCCCGACGCCCAGGGCGCTGGGCGTGGTGCTCAAGGGCAACGCGTACGGCCACGGCCTGGCCCAGGTGCTGCCGCTGGTGCACGCGGGCGTGGACGTCCTCTACTTCATCGCGCCGCAGGACGCGCTCACGGTGCGCGCGCACGAGTCCGCGCACGGCCTGCCCGCGCGGCAGGTGGTGGTGCTGGGCGCGGTGGCCCCGGAGGAGGCCGTCGTGCTGGCGCGCCAGGGCATCGACGTGGTGGTGGCGGACCGCTCCTGGGCGGACGCGGTGCCCGCCCTGCGCGCGGCGAAGCTGCCGCGCCCCCTGCGCGTGCACGTGCACATCGACACGGGGCTGGGCCGCGAGGGCTTCACGCTGGACCAGCTGCCGCGTGAGACGCGGTTCCTCGCGGACGCGCCGGACGTGTTCGAGCCGGTGGGCGTGCTCAGCCACTTCGCCAACACGGAGGACGTGACGGAGCAGGGCTACGCGCTGGCGCAACTGGATGCGTTCGAGACGGCGCTGAAGCACCTGGACGCCCAGCTCAGGCCCTCGAAGCCGTTACAGCGGCACATCGCCGCGAGCGCCGCGGCGCTGGTGCTGCCCCGGGCGCGCTACGAGGCCGCTCGCGTGGGCATCTCGCTGTACGGGCTGTGGCCGTCCCCGGAGACGCGGCTGTCCGCGCGGCTGGTGCTGGGGGAGCTGCCGGTGCTCAAGCCGGTGCTGTCGTGGCGGTGCAGGAGCCAGGTGGTGAAGTGGCTGCCGGCGGGCGCCTACGTGGGCTACGGCTGCACGTACCGCTGCCCGGAGCCCACGCGCATCGCCGTCCTGCCGGTGGGCTACTACGACGGCTACCCGCGCCTCGCGTCCGGCAAGGCGCACGTGCTGGTGAACGGGCGGCGGTGCGCGGTGCTGGGGCGCGTGATGATGAACCACCTGATGGTGGACGTGACGCGCGCGACGAATGACGAGCGCCCCGTGACGGCCACGCTCCTGGGCCGCGACGGCGAGGAGTCCGTGTCCGCCGAGGCCCTGGCCGGCTGGGCGCAGACCATCCACTACGAGCTGGTGACGCGCCTGGGCGCGCACCTGCGCCGCGTGGTGGTGGAGTAG